A window of the Schlesneria paludicola DSM 18645 genome harbors these coding sequences:
- the rplU gene encoding 50S ribosomal protein L21 translates to MFAIIEDGSRQYRVKTGDVLAVDYRNDVQDGQTITFDKVLLANGGGTSVVGQPVISGATVTGEVVTAQLKGLKLEIQTFHRRNASRRHTGHRQKYTRVKITNIAVPNLQVVEQPAAEASTAS, encoded by the coding sequence ATGTTCGCAATCATTGAAGATGGCAGCCGTCAGTATCGCGTCAAGACCGGCGATGTGTTGGCTGTTGACTACCGCAACGACGTCCAGGACGGCCAGACAATCACCTTCGACAAGGTTCTGCTGGCAAACGGCGGCGGAACGAGTGTTGTTGGCCAGCCGGTCATTTCCGGGGCCACCGTCACCGGAGAAGTGGTCACGGCACAGCTCAAGGGCCTCAAGCTCGAAATCCAGACGTTCCACCGTCGTAATGCTTCGCGTCGTCATACGGGACATCGTCAGAAATACACTCGCGTGAAAATCACAAACATCGCCGTTCCCAACCTGCAAGTTGTTGAGCAGCCTGCTGCGGAAGCGTCAACCGCCTCCTAG
- a CDS encoding phosphopantetheine-binding protein yields the protein MELSELIAEFEQLCNAAPGSLNQDSIIEVIPGWSSLAFLGVIAVADDMFSVTLKPRQLMQCSTIADLYSLLQSLRGDSSASSNSR from the coding sequence ATGGAACTTTCCGAGTTGATCGCTGAGTTTGAGCAGCTCTGCAATGCAGCACCCGGAAGCTTGAATCAAGACTCGATCATTGAAGTCATCCCAGGCTGGAGCTCGCTGGCCTTTCTGGGGGTGATTGCGGTCGCGGATGACATGTTCAGCGTCACGTTAAAGCCCAGGCAGTTAATGCAGTGCTCGACGATCGCAGACTTGTATTCACTGCTCCAATCGCTGCGAGGCGATTCCAGCGCGAGTTCCAACTCCAGGTGA
- a CDS encoding ANTAR domain-containing protein: MMSHQVLVASESAFRRAWCVDELVLNGMDVTTATDGVDCIAKMRDVRPDVVLLELSLLWGGSQGVLAIRAEEHALQSIPVVLLAVDGFAAEWYQSAQYSIQGFLLRRPSSELLVSALLAAMRRADRETREISSSVQGPSRTTLF; this comes from the coding sequence ATGATGTCTCATCAAGTCCTCGTTGCGAGCGAATCCGCATTTCGGCGTGCGTGGTGTGTTGACGAGTTGGTCTTGAACGGAATGGATGTGACGACGGCGACAGATGGAGTGGATTGCATTGCGAAGATGCGCGACGTGCGACCCGATGTGGTCTTGCTCGAACTCTCCCTGTTGTGGGGTGGCAGTCAGGGGGTTCTCGCAATCCGAGCGGAAGAACATGCATTGCAGTCGATTCCGGTTGTCTTGTTGGCCGTCGATGGATTTGCGGCCGAGTGGTACCAGTCCGCCCAATATTCCATTCAGGGATTTCTGTTGCGCAGGCCTTCCTCGGAGCTGCTCGTCTCGGCATTGCTCGCGGCGATGCGCCGGGCGGACCGGGAGACGCGAGAGATATCGTCATCTGTTCAGGGGCCGTCTCGCACGACGCTCTTTTGA
- a CDS encoding sigma-54-dependent transcriptional regulator, which yields MESLLVIDDEVGICKTIQNILQSDILRVLIASTAAEGLRLLREEMPHVVLLDIRLGKMSGLDLFKQVHEVDPKALVIFITGHGTADTAIEAMKIGAYDYLVKPLDFEQLQQVVDQALKIGRLMHAAAAIDDTSLADDSSDRLVGNGPSMQSICKQIGRIAPQNVNVLVLGESGTGKELVARALYQHSRRNQAAFLAINCAAIPENLLESELFGHEQGAFTGADRRRIGKFEQCHHGTLFLDEVGDMPLATQAKILRLLQDGQFQRVGGNETLSVDVRVIAATNQNLESMIEDGRFRRDLYYRLRGVTLHLPSLRERLDDIPELAHYFLFRFNRQLGTAVQSISQDALDKLQHYRWPGNIRELQSVIREALIVSTGPTLLPEFLSIELHSDGPVEVETTEPIVSVNQNAWKTLGDFVEQEMTQSSVDIYRRALIHFDRIIVGQAMKLSGGLQSRAAEILGLSRPTLRAKIRTMMSGPQQPDPN from the coding sequence TTGGAATCGCTACTGGTCATTGATGACGAAGTCGGAATCTGCAAGACGATTCAAAACATCTTGCAGAGCGACATCCTACGCGTCCTGATCGCCTCAACAGCCGCGGAAGGATTGCGGCTGCTGCGTGAGGAAATGCCTCATGTGGTGCTGCTGGATATTCGCCTTGGCAAGATGTCAGGCCTCGACCTGTTTAAACAGGTCCATGAAGTCGATCCGAAAGCGCTCGTCATTTTTATTACGGGGCATGGCACTGCAGACACTGCGATCGAAGCGATGAAAATCGGTGCGTATGACTATCTCGTTAAACCACTCGACTTCGAACAGCTTCAGCAGGTTGTGGATCAAGCGCTGAAAATCGGCCGGCTGATGCACGCAGCCGCCGCGATCGACGACACCAGCTTGGCCGATGACTCGTCCGATCGCCTGGTCGGAAATGGCCCGTCGATGCAGTCCATTTGCAAGCAAATCGGCAGAATTGCGCCCCAGAACGTCAACGTGCTTGTTCTGGGCGAAAGCGGTACCGGGAAAGAACTCGTCGCCCGGGCACTCTATCAGCACAGTCGCAGAAATCAGGCCGCATTCCTGGCGATCAACTGCGCCGCAATTCCCGAGAACCTGCTGGAAAGTGAACTGTTTGGTCACGAACAAGGGGCGTTTACGGGGGCCGATCGCCGCAGGATCGGGAAATTCGAGCAATGCCACCACGGAACGTTGTTCCTGGACGAGGTCGGCGACATGCCATTGGCCACGCAGGCGAAAATCCTTCGGCTGCTTCAGGATGGGCAGTTTCAACGTGTGGGCGGCAACGAAACGCTGTCGGTTGACGTCCGCGTGATCGCCGCGACAAATCAGAATCTCGAGTCGATGATCGAAGATGGTCGATTTCGGCGCGATCTCTACTATCGACTGCGAGGCGTGACGCTGCATCTGCCCTCACTTCGAGAACGACTCGACGATATCCCCGAGCTGGCCCATTACTTCCTGTTTCGATTCAATCGACAACTTGGCACCGCCGTGCAATCCATCTCGCAAGATGCACTGGACAAGCTGCAACACTACCGATGGCCCGGAAATATTCGCGAGTTGCAAAGCGTCATTCGTGAAGCGCTTATTGTGTCAACGGGCCCTACACTGCTGCCTGAATTTCTGTCCATCGAACTTCACAGCGATGGACCGGTGGAAGTCGAAACGACTGAGCCGATCGTCAGCGTCAATCAGAACGCCTGGAAAACCCTGGGCGATTTCGTCGAACAGGAGATGACGCAAAGTAGTGTCGATATCTACCGGCGCGCCCTGATTCATTTCGACCGAATTATTGTCGGTCAGGCGATGAAACTTTCCGGCGGACTTCAGTCTCGCGCGGCCGAAATTCTGGGACTGAGCCGCCCCACCTTAAGAGCCAAAATCCGAACGATGATGTCGGGACCCCAGCAA
- a CDS encoding sensor histidine kinase, with translation MKSNTSKSMLAQTLAPVILVATLWITMSSVTNYYVYWLERSHQRSFTESVVSIRATESILLRVWQLVAELYDETVPMKGAASRWTEILDEIIRERQRLDQAVFSKMEQQILTTFETSLNAFTDGMPRLFDRLAAHDPSTSLSTEIASEKRQIVALARLITDSAGELLKFNRELAERDALRRQRVTRVVLSFRVAMLIIGPVLGVFLGWRLALRMHRSMARIAVTLHDAGGINSDVGTIAIESSGDFADVQQQAEHVAERMRNVSRDLQAARREVLQSERLAAVGELAAGVAHEIRNPLTSVKLLLQHAIRQASGPSLDENKLRLILEEIGRMEATIQGLLDFSRPPKLNRIPHDIRQTLRRALNLVDARMRQQKIEIVTRIDESPLTVDGDTEKLHQVLVNLLINAIEAMPDGGVVTIDAAVVENRHLRPAFDPSPNEPPNEQWVQIILQDTGEGIPDEVLARLFEPFATSKERGTGLGLAVSRRIIEEHRGTIHAINCLDGGAQFTIHLPFYELTADTGSA, from the coding sequence ATGAAATCGAATACGTCAAAGTCGATGCTAGCCCAGACGCTGGCCCCCGTGATCCTGGTGGCAACACTCTGGATTACGATGAGTTCCGTCACGAACTACTACGTGTATTGGCTCGAACGCTCACACCAGCGCAGCTTTACGGAAAGTGTCGTTTCGATTCGCGCGACGGAATCGATCCTGCTTCGGGTCTGGCAACTCGTCGCTGAACTCTACGATGAAACGGTCCCGATGAAAGGCGCCGCGTCCCGCTGGACGGAGATTCTGGACGAAATCATTCGTGAGCGGCAACGCCTTGATCAGGCCGTGTTCTCGAAGATGGAGCAACAAATCTTGACGACGTTCGAAACGTCGTTGAACGCGTTCACGGATGGCATGCCCCGCTTGTTCGATCGACTGGCGGCTCACGATCCATCGACCTCCCTATCGACCGAAATCGCCAGCGAGAAACGGCAAATCGTCGCGTTGGCACGACTCATTACCGATTCTGCGGGAGAACTGCTCAAGTTCAATCGTGAACTGGCAGAGCGAGATGCATTGCGACGCCAGAGAGTGACCCGTGTGGTGCTATCATTTCGTGTGGCGATGCTGATCATTGGCCCCGTACTGGGGGTGTTTCTCGGATGGCGACTGGCCTTGCGCATGCACCGCTCAATGGCGCGAATCGCCGTTACACTGCATGACGCGGGAGGCATCAATAGCGACGTCGGCACAATCGCCATCGAATCATCGGGCGACTTTGCCGATGTTCAACAGCAGGCGGAGCACGTTGCCGAACGCATGCGTAACGTTAGTCGCGACCTTCAGGCGGCTCGTCGTGAGGTACTGCAATCAGAGCGTCTGGCGGCGGTTGGTGAACTCGCTGCGGGAGTGGCTCACGAGATTCGCAATCCGCTGACGTCGGTGAAACTGCTCCTTCAACATGCAATCCGGCAGGCATCTGGACCGTCACTTGACGAGAACAAGCTACGTCTGATCCTGGAAGAGATCGGACGGATGGAAGCGACGATTCAAGGACTGCTGGATTTCTCGCGGCCACCAAAATTGAATCGAATTCCGCACGACATTCGCCAGACGTTGCGACGTGCGCTCAACCTGGTGGACGCCCGGATGCGTCAGCAGAAAATCGAGATCGTCACCCGGATCGACGAGTCCCCGTTGACGGTCGATGGAGACACGGAAAAGCTGCATCAAGTGCTGGTCAATCTGCTGATCAATGCGATCGAGGCAATGCCAGATGGGGGCGTGGTGACAATCGATGCCGCCGTTGTCGAAAATCGTCACCTCCGCCCTGCGTTCGATCCAAGCCCGAATGAGCCGCCGAATGAGCAATGGGTTCAGATCATCTTGCAAGACACGGGTGAAGGGATTCCGGACGAGGTTTTAGCCCGACTGTTTGAGCCCTTTGCAACGTCAAAAGAACGAGGAACAGGATTGGGGCTGGCCGTCTCCCGCCGAATTATCGAGGAACATCGTGGAACGATTCATGCCATCAATTGTCTCGATGGCGGTGCACAGTTCACGATCCATCTTCCATTCTACGAATTGACGGCCGATACAGGTTCGGCCTGA